cttgcctcggttggctcctcttaAATGCGGGCGCGTACATGCCGAaaatctctcctgcgcagcgctgcgatgagggcgagcgcatgcgcgtcccctccccctctctctcctctcctacgctgcctctctttCGCGCGCCTGTGATCGGACGCGCCCTTTTTCGCTCCGCAATTTAATGCCATCCGTCGCTCGGCGCCTCCGCGCGCAGCCCTTCTAAGGGCTACCACGACACATGGGACCCGTCTTGAGACAGCGGCCCCGCCCCGCTGGCGCTGCAGCGCAGCCTCGCGCGGTCTCCGACCCCTCTACAACAGGGGATACATCAGCACAGCAAGCAGGCACCCCCCCTTCGGCGACCTTCGCGTCGTTGACTAACACGGCGCTCCGACAACAAAGCCACGAGCCCGCAACCCCTGCACAACCAAACAAGCCCATACATGAGAGAGAGTCTTCCCAAACAAGTACCTCCTCTCCTGCAGCAACTGAGGAAACGGATGCGTCCACTGCCTCGTCTTCCTCTTGGGAGCACGCCACGCCTCCCTCCTCTCCTGCCACCCCCGTGGCCTCAAGCGAAGCTGGCTCGTCCCGCTCGTTCACCGCATCTCCTTCTCTCTCGTCTCTCTCGGCTGCCGTAACAGCGGCGCCCGTTCTCCCTGCCGCGGCCGTAACTGGGCCAAACACGCCCGCTGCAACTTCCGCTCCCCAGGGCTTCGAGCAACCTACCACCTCGTCACGTCCCTTCCTGAGTCAACGATGCGACCAGGCCACTCCTATGCCGTGCCCAAACACTTCCGGGCACACCATCATCTTCCGCCCTGTCGGGAAGAAAACACACTTCCTCGCTCTTTCGAGGGACAACATTGCGAGCTTCCTCTCCGGATTCCCCGCTACGCGGCGAGTTCGTGTCAACTACCGGCGCAACCTCGTCGCCGTCGATACACACCAAGCTTCTGACCCCACCTCCCTACTACAGGTGGCCGTCATCTGCGATGTCAAGGTCAGAAGCAAGATTCTCACCCCGAACACATGCGTCGGATTGGTCTTCGGAGTTGATCCTCGCTTCGACGCCGAAGCAATTTCGGCCAACATCTGCTCATCAGTCCCAGTGACTTCTTGCGTGAGACGAGGCAAATGCCTTACCATCACTTTCGAGGGCACCACGGTCCCCAAGGAAATTTTCCTGTATAAACAAAGGCGCCTCGTTCGTCCTCGCCTCCCCAGGCCTCTCCAATGCACCCGATGCGGCCGCTACGGACACGCCACGGCCACCTGCTCGCTTGACGAGCGCTGTCTTCGCTGCGGTGCCAGCCACGCCGCAGAACCCTGTACAGCAGAACAACCACGTTGCATCAATTGCAACGGCAACCACGCCTCAACAGACCCGCGCTGCTCTTCCTGGCAGCTTCAGCGCAAGGCCGCCGTCATCCTCGCCTCATCCGATGGCTCCGTGACTCGCCGCCAAGCTCTGGAGCGCGCCGGGAACGTTGTACGCAACAAGCAGGGCACTTCGGTTGTAACCAAGGGCCGTTCCTTCCGCGATGCCCTTACCGGCGGCTGTGCCTCTACCACCACCGAACCTACGCCCTCTACAACGAGTGCGCCGGCTCCTCAGGCCGACCCCAAGGACGTTGTGCTGGCCGCGCTCGCCGCAGCCATTCGTGCAGTCCTGCCCTTCGTTCCCGACGACTCACCTGTTCGTGCGTTGTGCGCCGCGGCTCTCGCCGCGCATGATGTCATCGCGCCCACGGGATAACTCTCCGACAGGCGCAATCATCGAGGATTACGCACTTACCTTGTGAGTGCTGATCACCTCtgcttactcttttttttttttccctgcaagTGCTCTTTAAGCAAGCGCTATACGCGCCTAACCCTACGCTCCTCACGGACCGTTTACTCAACTCCCTTCGGCGTTGAACTCTCTTCTGTCCGCTGGTTTCGCACAAGATGTTTATTTACATCCTTTCTCCTTGCCGGCCTCCTTCCCGCTCTTTCCTCTCCCCTTCATCGCGGGAGCAGAGTGCCACCCCCTAATATTTgtgtgtatatttatatatatgcatctattttattttattattatttttttttatccctcCCTTCTCTCttactctttctttcattcccacTCCCTTCCCCTgtgcactactgctgaggtgtcctcaTCTAGAGAGACAGTTGCGGGGTGCACTTTTATCTTCATATCCCAAATTTTATAAGAaccacttccccccccccccgaccgcgttccccgcacgccctgtgagtaataacggccaggccagaggaaacacacgacgcgcgtagtgttcctcttcgcgtttcacgacgcgaggtcggtatacCATGCCCAGCGAatgccaacagaacgcgatcgtgcaagtgctccggcttcgcatcgcctcatggtcccctttagcgggagatggtgtaattttttaggctTGATTTTTCTTCGGCTGCTCCCGACGACTTTTCCTTCAAGGTCACGTTCGCATGAGACATAAGGCTTTCGTTAATAAGAGTAGCCAATGGTACAGATGGTATGCAGTGGTCAGCATGCGATGTGCTGAACACGCGCGAAGGACAAGACGTAATTAATAATGACTGCGCTTTAACACCGGCGTCGCTCAATACGTCAAGGCGTGCCGAGATTTCAATTTTCGCAAGCCACTGCTAAAGTCAGCGCGATTGCTGCTAAACCCatggcttaaagtctcccttcattggacggcgggccctcagagggcggcgacctatatacatacatacacacatatatacagcccctccttaaggaatggaagggggggccgggcccctccgaGCCCCACCCCCCCACACCCCTGGCTTTAAGCCCTGGTTGAAGCTCTCAGCATCTCTTACAACAGGTGGTGATGGATTGCTTGAGGCTTTTTTGACGTCAATGTCCCTTGATAAATGAATCACTGGTTACATCACCCGCGGTATGtggaaactaaatgcactttttGCCATCTCAGCGTCCGGACGATGCTTCTTCAGGGTGTGGGAGGAGGGAGGCTCGccgagttgttttatttttttattttatttttcgtcTCCATGGCGACTGGGTTTTGCAGGCCAGAACTGTTGCGCATGTTGTCGCTCGGCGCAAGGCTGCCTTTCTGTATCGGAAAGTTCCGCAATGTTGTCGACAATTACAATGAGCAGTTTGCCTGCGCAGGGCGAAAAGCCGCATACATTCTGGAGCTTGCATGGCACAAGAGACTAAAGAGATTAAGCCGTCATTTCACGCGCATATGACACTTTATGGCGTGGACGCTCACCGCTACTGCTGCCCCGtccgtgtttgtttgttttgctgaGTACATGTTGGCCTATTAAagatttttttgtttaatttacgCCTTGTGCCATCGTGTAGACTAAAACAGCAGAGAAGCTGTTTTACTCTACACTGTGCCATATAGTCGTCGTGATCGTCGGCGTAGTAATTAATAGTAGTAGGCggcacgcaggtcacgtgaccaggggTGGgtggggagtgaataaagaaccAAATAATAGGAATTGATGATGATGTCGATTTTTTCGTGCGGTAGTCATCAGCATCACAATCACCACAGCTTCACGGTCCTacagttttcacggcgtggaactggctgaataTTTTTTACCGTCACAAGAATATGGCATTATAATTAATATATTATACAACCAACATTATAATGGGAGTGCATAGTCATTGTCCTATTATCGTCGGCAACTCGTTCCTGTAGTCGTTGCTGTAGTAATAATCATGCCGTCGTGATGCTCTGTCTTCATACAAGATGTGTGTAGTTTGCGTGATGTCAGCCGTATTGACTTTCCTAATACCAACCCTGTTTAATGTTGACTGAGTGATCACTACTGTTCCATGCCGAGGTAACTTAGAGGATTAAAAGAATTGAAAGACGCTTTATCTCCGTCTTTAAGTCTGCAACGCGAAAGCGTTATCGggcctccaggggcgtagccagaaatttttttcggggggggttcaaccatactttatgtatgttcgtgcgtgcgtttgtatgtgtgcgtgcctatatacgcaagcaaaactgaaaaatttcgggggggggggggtttgaaccccccaaccccccttcccttggctacgcccctgcgggccTCCTTTGCGCCGCGTTCTCATTCGCTTGCTATCTATGCCTTGCTTCTTGGTGGACAACTTAGCCGTGCTGTGAGAACCAGTGTtacggagttgccactccggaatcattgcacattttcgtgaccccggaatggaatgggaatggaacgAGGACAACGCTTGcatgaatggaatgggaatggaattaggcGCATtgtgcacggaatggaatgggaatggaattacgtctttttccgaaaatagagcacgttttcatctacgcactgtttttcaaacttcaaacattagtaagacagagcctcgaatttaacaataaagcagtatttttaaaatcgCTTGGATGATTACAAGCAcgctacatttataagcaacgcgcctgctctgttcttcgcgtaaccgcgggtctatgccgttggtatccgtcgtgcggaactacgcaCCGTgcataaaatgaaaataaatatttttttttgcaccttGCACTGCTTGCGACCTTTATTGCAGCATTCAAAAACCACGAGGACACCTAAGCACTTTTTATGATGTAGTGACTGCCAAAGAACTAGCGACCATTTGCCggacgtgttgttgttgttgaaacgttTGTTTGAGccgatgaaaataaaataaaggtgcGTGGCCTCTTCTAAGTTCAGGAAGCTGCGAGCGACTGTTGCTGCTCCAGCCCGGTAGATCAGGCGTGTCtgagtctcgagctgagagctggtcagcccgcactcCCACTGCTTCGGGGTGGGATctattatccctgcgcgttggttcccattgatacccccatacgaaagtcgcgaatactctatgcacagcctcatCTTTATCTcatgagcagtttagtacctggcgCACATAAATAACCTCTGCGACAAGGacgacattgcatacctgcgcacaggtgaacacagaaagttctccatgcttgcgaggagcgcttgacaagcgtgagtgctgacgagcagtgcggaccagtgttccgtattcgatgcaaaggcacaaggtgcccgagcggtgcactgttccaactaataccagcatatCTAGCGAGTTTTGTTCCcaattaaccaaatcttagttttctccatattcaagACCGCTCctgacgcgtggcaaaactgtttAGTCtccttgaacactacttttgtcagcaaaaaaaaaaaaaaggctatgtcgtcattttagcattaacacatttaagcttcaacaatattaaaacatcaccattcgcctaaacatgctggccatgcaaatactataggtagcgggagaactgcccctatgggtattagtagggtggttgtaga
This window of the Rhipicephalus sanguineus isolate Rsan-2018 chromosome 2, BIME_Rsan_1.4, whole genome shotgun sequence genome carries:
- the LOC125757414 gene encoding uncharacterized protein LOC125757414: MGPVLRQRPRPAGAAAQPRAVSDPSTTGDTSAQQAGTPPSATFASLTNTALRQQSHEPATPAQPNKPIHERESSQTSTSSPAATEETDASTASSSSWEHATPPSSPATPVASSEAGSSRSFTASPSLSSLSAAVTAAPVLPAAAVTGPNTPAATSAPQGFEQPTTSSRPFLSQRCDQATPMPCPNTSGHTIIFRPVGKKTHFLALSRDNIASFLSGFPATRRVRVNYRRNLVAVDTHQASDPTSLLQVAVICDVKVRSKILTPNTCVGLVFGVDPRFDAEAISANICSSVPVTSCVRRGKCLTITFEGTTVPKEIFLYKQRRLVRPRLPRPLQCTRCGRYGHATATCSLDERCLRCGASHAAEPCTAEQPRCINCNGNHASTDPRCSSWQLQRKAAVILASSDGSVTRRQALERAGNVVRNKQGTSVVTKGRSFRDALTGGCASTTTEPTPSTTSAPAPQADPKDVVLAALAAAIRAVLPFVPDDSPVRALCAAALAAHDVIAPTG